The Campylobacter curvus genome includes the window CACCTTGTGAAAGACTATAAGACTGCACTTCAAGAGATCACGCAAGCAAGCCTGGGCACGACGCCGACGTACGAGCTCGTGCACTCATTTGGACCCGATCATAAGAAGGAATTTGAGATCGCGCTTTTACTAAACGATAAAGAAATTTCGCGCGCCATCGCAAATTCCAAAAAAGAGGCACAGCAAATGGCGGCTAAGATCGCACTTGAGAAGATGAAAAAGTAGAATTTAAAGGTAAATTTTGAATACATTTGGACGTAAACTAACCTTGACTACCTTCGGCGAGAGCCACGGTGCAGCGATCGGAGGCGTGATAGACGGCTTTCCAGCGGGTGTGAAGATCGATGCCCAGCTTTTACAAAGCGAGCTTGATCGCCGCCGTCCCGGACGAAATAAATTTGCCACCGCCAGAGACGAGGCGGACAGAGCTGAGATCTTAAGCGGTGTATTCGAGGGCGTTAGTAGCGGCGCTCCGATAGCTTTTGTGATTTTTAATCAAAATCAAAAATCAAACGATTATGAAAATTTACGCGAGATCTTCCGCCCCGGGCATGCTGATTTTACCTATTTTAAGAAATTTGGCATAAGAGACCACAGAGGCGGAGGCAGAGCGAGCGCCAGAGAGACCGCCGTCAGGGTCGCTGGCGGAGCATTTGCACAGATGCTTTTAAACGAGTTTGGCGTGAGCGTAAAAAGCGGAGTTTTAAGCGTCGCAGACGTCGTAGCGGGCGAGCCTGACTTCGATCTGGCATCAAAATCTGAAATTTACTCGCTTGGAAACGAAGATGCGATGAAAAGCCTCATCATGAAAGTCCGCGAGCAGCACGATAGCGTGGGAGCGTCGGTTTTAAGCGTCGTCGACGGCGCGCCAACGGGACTTGGCGAGGGATTATATTACAAGCTTGATGCTGTTTTGGCGGCGGCTTTGATGGGGATAAACGGCGTGAAAGCCGTCGAGATCGGCGAAGGCGTAAATGCAAGTCGCCTCTTTGGCTCGCAAAATAACGATGAGATGAGCGAACAAGGCTTTTTGGGCAATCACGCCGGAGGCATCCTAGGAGGTATCAGCACAGGCGAACGCATCGTATTAAAGAGCCATTTCAAGCCCACTCCATCGATTTTTAAAGCCCAAAAAACGCAAAATTTAAAGGGCGAGTGCGTGGAATTTGAGCTACGCGGCAGGCATGATCCTTGTATCGGAGTGCGTGGCAGCGTCGTAGCCACAGCGATGATAAGGCTCGTGATCTGCGATATGATGCTTTTAAATTTAGGTTCGAATTTAGCAAATTTAAAGAAATTTTATTGATAGGATGAGCGGCGACACTTTACTTCGCCTTGAAAGTTGAAAATCAATGAGATATTGCAACAGAGCCAATACTTTTTAAAACAGAGCCAAATTCTAATGAGATAAAGGAACAAAAATGGATTTCGTCACTCTCTCAAATGGCGTAAAGATGCTTCAGATCGGCTACGGCGTATTTTGATAGATAACGCGCAGTGCGAGCGGCTAGTGCTTGAAGCGATCGATGTCGGATACCGCCAATCGACACGGCGCAAGCGTATTATAACGAAGAGGGCGTTGGTGCGGCGGTCGCTAAATGCGGCGTGGCGCGCGAGGAGCTCTTTATCACGACCAAAGTTTGGGTCGCAAACGCGGGTTATGAAAAAGCGTGTGCGTCAATCGACGAGAGCCTAAAAAAGCTGCAAACGCCATACGTCGATTTGCTACTCGTGCATCAGCCATTTGGCGACTACTACGGCACTTACCGCGCGATCATTGAGGCTTATAAAGCTGGTAAAACCAGAGCCATCGGCGTGAGCAACTTCTACGGCGACCGTCTAGCCGACATCTGCCACTTTGGTGAAGTCAAACCGATGGTTGATCAGCTAGAAACCCACGTATTTTCACAGCGAAAAGAGATGCGCGAGATAATGCAAAAACATGGTGTAGCCCTTACTGCGTGGGCGCCGCTAGCACAGGGTAAGAATGAGATTTTCACACACCCGGTTTTAACGG containing:
- the aroC gene encoding chorismate synthase produces the protein MNTFGRKLTLTTFGESHGAAIGGVIDGFPAGVKIDAQLLQSELDRRRPGRNKFATARDEADRAEILSGVFEGVSSGAPIAFVIFNQNQKSNDYENLREIFRPGHADFTYFKKFGIRDHRGGGRASARETAVRVAGGAFAQMLLNEFGVSVKSGVLSVADVVAGEPDFDLASKSEIYSLGNEDAMKSLIMKVREQHDSVGASVLSVVDGAPTGLGEGLYYKLDAVLAAALMGINGVKAVEIGEGVNASRLFGSQNNDEMSEQGFLGNHAGGILGGISTGERIVLKSHFKPTPSIFKAQKTQNLKGECVEFELRGRHDPCIGVRGSVVATAMIRLVICDMMLLNLGSNLANLKKFY
- a CDS encoding aldo/keto reductase, which encodes MDTAQAYYNEEGVGAAVAKCGVAREELFITTKVWVANAGYEKACASIDESLKKLQTPYVDLLLVHQPFGDYYGTYRAIIEAYKAGKTRAIGVSNFYGDRLADICHFGEVKPMVDQLETHVFSQRKEMREIMQKHGVALTAWAPLAQGKNEIFTHPVLTAIGKEHGKSASQVALRFLVQNGVTVIPKSSSPERMKENFEIFDFELSVAEMTQIEALDTGKNLIFDHQKAQNVEMFFDRFGL